One window of Atribacter laminatus genomic DNA carries:
- a CDS encoding NAD+ synthase, with amino-acid sequence MGIAQINPKVGHIEGNVQKMKQFYNELLPQKPDLIVFPELCVVGYPPKDLLERWWFIEQIQKAKEELIALTSSSFHPGIVFGLPLPTGEKQGKGLVNAALLAFQGKIIHQQNKSLLPTYDVFDETRYFDPAQQQELVAFKGELLGISVCEDAWNDPEFWPKGRRYQLDPIQVMAEKGATCLVNISASPFQIGKEKVRFRLIHNHSQRFHLPFVYVNQVGGNDDLIFDGKSLACNNQGDFIKKAPGFREWARIVDLADQSTLIGDLFQDSIESVFDALVLGVQDYMKKCGFKKAVIGLSGGIDSALTAVIATRAVGPNNVLGISMPSPYSSAGSIEDSQRLSENLGIPFEVIPISSIYFSYLKTLSKSFAETKKDTTEENLQARIRGNILMAFSNKYGYLLLSTGNKSEMATGYCTLYGDMSGGLAVLSDVPKTMVYQIADYVNHKSEIIPREIIQKAPSAELKPNQYDQDTLPPYPVLDQIIELWIEDGLSVEEIAARGFDRKTVLWTVKRIDRNEYKRKQAPPGLKVTSKAFGSGRRMPIATDYSY; translated from the coding sequence ATTGGTATTGCGCAAATAAACCCAAAAGTGGGTCATATTGAAGGAAATGTTCAGAAAATGAAGCAATTCTATAATGAGTTGCTTCCCCAAAAGCCCGATTTAATCGTATTTCCTGAATTGTGTGTGGTTGGTTACCCCCCTAAAGACCTTCTGGAACGTTGGTGGTTTATCGAACAGATCCAAAAAGCCAAAGAAGAACTTATTGCCCTGACTTCAAGTTCTTTTCATCCAGGAATAGTATTTGGATTACCCCTTCCCACTGGTGAAAAACAAGGAAAGGGATTGGTTAACGCTGCCCTGCTGGCTTTTCAAGGGAAAATAATTCACCAGCAAAACAAATCCCTTTTGCCAACTTACGATGTTTTTGACGAAACCAGATATTTTGATCCCGCCCAACAACAGGAGTTGGTAGCTTTTAAAGGAGAGCTTTTAGGGATCAGTGTTTGTGAAGATGCCTGGAATGATCCGGAATTTTGGCCGAAAGGCCGAAGGTATCAACTTGACCCCATTCAAGTTATGGCTGAAAAAGGAGCGACCTGTCTTGTCAATATTTCCGCTTCTCCCTTTCAAATTGGCAAAGAAAAAGTGCGTTTTCGATTGATTCATAATCATTCACAGCGTTTCCATTTGCCTTTTGTTTATGTCAATCAGGTTGGAGGGAATGATGACCTGATTTTTGATGGGAAAAGTCTGGCATGCAATAATCAGGGAGATTTCATCAAAAAAGCACCAGGTTTTCGGGAATGGGCTAGGATTGTTGATTTGGCAGATCAATCAACTCTCATAGGGGATCTCTTTCAGGATTCAATCGAGTCGGTATTCGATGCTTTAGTGCTTGGGGTCCAAGACTATATGAAGAAGTGTGGTTTTAAAAAAGCCGTCATTGGCTTATCGGGAGGAATCGATTCGGCTTTAACCGCAGTTATTGCCACTCGTGCGGTAGGACCAAACAACGTTTTAGGCATTTCAATGCCCTCACCCTATTCTTCGGCAGGGAGTATCGAGGATTCCCAAAGGTTGAGTGAGAATCTTGGGATTCCCTTTGAAGTGATCCCGATATCCTCGATTTATTTCTCTTATCTAAAAACTCTTTCCAAAAGCTTTGCCGAAACCAAGAAGGATACCACCGAAGAGAATTTGCAAGCCCGGATTCGAGGAAATATTTTGATGGCTTTTTCAAATAAATACGGCTATCTTTTATTGTCAACCGGAAATAAAAGTGAGATGGCAACCGGTTATTGTACTCTTTATGGCGATATGAGCGGAGGTTTGGCGGTCCTTTCGGATGTTCCAAAAACCATGGTTTATCAGATTGCTGACTATGTCAACCATAAAAGCGAAATCATACCCCGAGAAATTATTCAAAAAGCACCATCGGCGGAATTAAAACCCAATCAATACGATCAAGATACTCTTCCACCTTATCCAGTCTTAGATCAAATTATTGAGTTGTGGATTGAGGACGGCCTTTCCGTAGAGGAGATAGCTGCCCGAGGATTTGATCGCAAGACGGTGTTATGGACGGTGAAAAGAATTGACCGGAATGAATATAAAAGAAAACAGGCTCCACCGGGATTGAAGGTTACCTCCAAAGCTTTTGGAAGTGGCAGGCGAATGCCTATTGCTACTGATTATTCATATTGA